The Pseudomonas sp. G2-4 genome window below encodes:
- the trmA gene encoding tRNA (uridine(54)-C5)-methyltransferase TrmA — MTFDSQAYAAQLQDKVTRLRDLLAPFDAPEPAVFDSPLEHFRLRAEFRLWREAGERHYAMFSQDDKRTPILIEEFPIASLRINQLMPQLKAAWQASAPLSHKLFQVEFLTTLAGDAMITLCYHRPLDEHWHAAASKLATDLGVSIIGRSKGKREVIGHDYVVEKLDVGGRTFSYRQPEGAFTQPNGTVNQKMLNWAYEALGDRSDDLLELYCGNGNFTLPLATRVRKVLATEISKTSVNAALSNLSENAVDNVTLVRLSAEELTEALNEVRPFRRLHGVDLKSYEFGSVFVDPPRAGMDPDTCELTRRFENILYISCNPETLAANIAQLHDTHRITRCAMFDQFPWTHHMESGVLLTRR; from the coding sequence ATGACTTTTGATTCCCAAGCCTACGCCGCGCAGCTGCAGGACAAGGTCACCCGCTTGCGTGACCTGCTGGCCCCGTTCGATGCACCAGAACCTGCGGTGTTTGACTCACCGCTGGAGCATTTCCGCCTGCGGGCCGAATTCCGCCTGTGGCGCGAGGCCGGCGAACGGCATTACGCGATGTTCTCCCAGGACGACAAGCGCACGCCGATCCTCATCGAGGAGTTTCCCATTGCCAGCCTGCGCATCAATCAGCTGATGCCGCAACTCAAGGCCGCATGGCAGGCCAGCGCGCCCCTGAGCCACAAGCTGTTCCAGGTGGAGTTCCTGACCACCTTGGCCGGCGACGCGATGATCACCCTGTGCTATCACCGTCCGCTGGATGAGCACTGGCACGCAGCGGCCTCGAAGTTGGCGACTGACCTGGGTGTCAGCATCATCGGTCGTTCCAAGGGCAAACGGGAAGTGATCGGCCATGACTACGTGGTGGAGAAACTCGACGTCGGCGGCCGCACGTTCAGCTATCGCCAACCCGAAGGCGCCTTCACCCAGCCCAACGGCACGGTTAACCAGAAGATGCTCAACTGGGCCTACGAGGCATTGGGCGATCGCAGCGACGATCTGCTGGAGTTGTATTGCGGCAACGGCAACTTCACCCTGCCCCTGGCCACCCGTGTGCGCAAAGTATTGGCCACCGAAATCAGCAAGACCTCGGTGAACGCCGCGCTGAGCAACCTCAGCGAGAATGCGGTGGATAACGTGACGCTGGTGCGCCTGTCCGCTGAAGAGCTGACCGAAGCCCTGAACGAAGTCCGTCCGTTCCGGCGCCTGCATGGCGTCGATCTGAAAAGCTATGAGTTCGGCAGCGTCTTCGTCGACCCGCCCCGCGCCGGCATGGACCCGGACACCTGCGAGCTGACCCGGCGTTTCGAGAACATCCTCTACATCTCGTGCAACCCGGAAACCCTCGCCGCCAACATCGCGCAACTGCACGACACCCACCGCATCACCCGCTGTGCAATGTTTGATCAATTTCCCTGGACCCATCATATGGAATCCGGGGTGTTGCTGACTCGGCGGTAA
- the aroQ gene encoding type II 3-dehydroquinate dehydratase, translating into MPPIVLVLNGPNLNLLGTREPATYGHETLADISTLCGRAAEEFGLAVEFRQTNQEGELLDWVHGARGRCAGIVINPAAWTHTSVAIRDALVASEVPVIEVHLSNVHARETFRHHSFVSSVAIGVMCGFGSHGYRLALEHFSQRLKG; encoded by the coding sequence ATGCCTCCGATCGTTCTGGTGCTTAACGGCCCGAACCTGAACCTGCTCGGCACACGCGAGCCGGCGACCTATGGCCACGAAACCCTGGCTGACATCTCCACACTGTGCGGTCGCGCCGCTGAAGAGTTCGGCCTGGCGGTGGAATTTCGCCAGACCAACCAGGAAGGCGAATTGCTCGATTGGGTACATGGCGCCCGAGGCCGATGTGCCGGTATCGTCATCAACCCGGCGGCCTGGACCCACACCTCGGTGGCAATCCGCGACGCCCTGGTGGCCAGCGAAGTCCCGGTGATCGAAGTTCACTTGTCCAACGTCCACGCCCGGGAAACCTTCCGCCACCACTCCTTCGTCTCCTCCGTCGCCATCGGCGTGATGTGCGGGTTTGGCAGCCATGGTTATCGCCTGGCCCTGGAACATTTCAGTCAGCGGTTGAAGGGTTGA
- a CDS encoding shikimate dehydrogenase — translation MSMSNITVLAGLIGAGIQASRTPALHEREGDAQGMRYLYRLIDLDALKLDSGALPDLLKAAERMNFTGLNITFPCKQAIIPLLDELSPEARGIGAVNTVVLKNGKRIGHNTDCLGFAEGFRRGLGDVARRRVVQMGAGGAGAAVAHALLAEGVQTLSIFDVEVSRAEALANNLNQHFGAGRARAGHDLPTAMTEADGLVNTTPMGMTKLPGMPVPAELLRGELWVAEIVYFPLETELLRHARALGCRTLDGGNMAVFQAVKAFELFSGVVPDAPRMLEHFQDMNH, via the coding sequence ATGAGCATGTCGAATATCACTGTGCTGGCCGGCCTGATCGGCGCGGGCATCCAGGCGTCGCGCACGCCGGCGCTGCATGAGCGTGAAGGCGATGCCCAAGGCATGCGTTACCTCTATCGTCTGATCGACCTCGATGCGCTGAAACTCGACAGCGGCGCCCTGCCCGATTTGCTCAAGGCCGCCGAACGCATGAACTTCACCGGCCTGAACATCACCTTCCCCTGCAAGCAGGCGATCATCCCATTGTTGGACGAGCTGTCACCCGAGGCCCGAGGCATCGGCGCGGTGAATACCGTGGTGCTCAAGAATGGCAAACGCATCGGCCACAACACCGACTGCCTGGGGTTCGCCGAAGGTTTTCGCCGCGGCCTGGGGGATGTGGCGCGCCGACGCGTGGTGCAGATGGGCGCCGGTGGCGCAGGCGCGGCGGTTGCCCACGCCCTCTTGGCAGAAGGCGTACAGACGCTGAGTATTTTTGACGTCGAAGTCAGCCGTGCCGAGGCCTTGGCCAACAACCTGAACCAACACTTCGGCGCCGGCCGTGCCCGGGCCGGACATGACCTGCCCACCGCCATGACCGAGGCGGACGGCCTGGTGAACACCACGCCCATGGGCATGACAAAGCTGCCAGGCATGCCAGTACCGGCCGAGTTGTTGCGGGGCGAATTGTGGGTCGCAGAGATCGTCTACTTCCCACTGGAAACCGAACTGCTGCGCCATGCGCGCGCGCTGGGCTGCCGTACGCTGGACGGCGGCAATATGGCGGTGTTCCAGGCGGTGAAGGCGTTCGAACTGTTCAGTGGCGTCGTGCCGGATGCGCCGCGGATGCTGGAGCATTTCCAGGATATGAATCACTGA
- a CDS encoding TetR/AcrR family transcriptional regulator, translating to MTMNPELSAALDEPVAAPRKSRKNNPEKTRENILQEAIVEFVQQGLSGARVDAIAERIHTSKRMIYYYFGSKEQLYVEVLEKLYGDIRNTESRLHLAELAPVDAIRRLVEFTFDHHDRNVDFVRIVCIENIHNAEYVKQSGAIKAMTNTILDSLGVILRRGAEEGVFRAGLEPLDVHLLINSFCFYRVSNRNTFGEIFQIDLSDEAIKQRHREMICESVLRYLQP from the coding sequence ATGACTATGAATCCAGAGCTTTCCGCAGCCCTCGACGAACCTGTCGCCGCGCCGCGCAAGAGTCGCAAGAACAACCCGGAGAAAACCCGGGAGAACATTCTTCAGGAAGCTATCGTCGAGTTCGTCCAGCAGGGCCTGTCCGGCGCCCGGGTCGATGCCATCGCCGAACGCATCCACACCTCCAAACGCATGATTTATTACTACTTCGGCAGCAAGGAGCAGTTGTACGTCGAGGTGCTGGAAAAACTCTACGGTGATATCCGCAACACCGAGAGCCGCCTGCACTTGGCGGAACTGGCCCCGGTCGATGCGATTCGGCGGCTGGTGGAGTTCACCTTCGACCACCACGATCGCAATGTGGATTTCGTGCGCATCGTCTGCATCGAGAACATCCATAACGCCGAATACGTGAAGCAGTCAGGCGCAATCAAGGCGATGACCAACACCATCCTCGACTCCCTGGGCGTGATCCTGCGTCGAGGCGCCGAAGAGGGCGTGTTCCGCGCCGGCCTCGAACCGCTGGATGTGCATCTGCTGATCAATTCGTTCTGTTTTTACCGGGTGTCCAACCGCAACACGTTCGGTGAGATCTTTCAGATCGATTTGTCGGACGAAGCGATCAAGCAGCGGCATCGGGAGATGATCTGTGAGTCGGTGCTGCGCTACCTGCAGCCCTGA
- the quiC gene encoding 3-dehydroshikimate dehydratase QuiC: MQRSIATVSLSGTLPEKLEAIAAAGFDGVEIFENDLLYYDGSPREIRQMCADLGIAITLFQPFRDFEGCRRDRLARNLERAERKFDLMQELGTDLVLVCSNASADSVGDEQILIDDLRLLAERAGARGLRIGYEALAWGRHVNTYQQVWNIVRQADHPSLGVLLDSFHTLSLKGDPSAIAEIPGEKIFFVQMADAPVLAMDVLEWSRHFRCFPGQGEFDLPGFLAPIIKSGYTGPLSLEIFNDGFRAAPPRANAADGLRSLLYLEEKTRQRLAEDATPVSHADILFATPPASEYNGIEFLEFAVDDNLGAKLSHWLERLGFVKAGQHRSKNVSLLRQGDINLILNCEPYSFAHSFFEAHGPSLCATAVRVKDSASALERAVAYKGQPYRGLVGPNELELAAVRAPDGSLIYLVDQEADVYGTDFNLQPGAVIGAGLKRIDHMAMALPADSLDSWVLFYKSLLDFEADDEVVLPDPYGLVKSRALRSRCSSIRLPLNISENRNTAISHALSSYRGSGVHHIAFDCDDIFAQVSRAKEAGVPLLDIPLNYYDDLAARFDFDDEFLSELAYFNVLYDRDAQGGELFHVYTEPFEGRFFFEIIQRKNGYAGYGAANVAVRLAAMAKSRSGGVRHAKL; encoded by the coding sequence ATGCAGCGTTCCATTGCCACCGTATCCTTGAGCGGTACCCTGCCGGAAAAACTCGAGGCCATTGCCGCCGCCGGTTTCGATGGGGTGGAAATCTTCGAGAACGATCTTCTCTATTACGATGGCAGCCCTCGGGAAATCAGGCAGATGTGCGCCGACCTGGGCATTGCAATCACCTTGTTCCAGCCGTTTCGTGACTTCGAAGGTTGCCGCCGCGATCGCCTGGCGCGCAACCTGGAACGGGCCGAGCGCAAGTTCGATCTGATGCAGGAGCTGGGCACCGACCTGGTGCTGGTGTGCAGCAATGCTTCGGCCGACAGCGTCGGCGACGAACAGATCCTGATCGATGACCTGCGCCTATTGGCCGAACGGGCCGGTGCGCGGGGCTTGCGCATTGGCTACGAGGCGTTGGCCTGGGGCCGGCACGTGAATACTTATCAACAGGTCTGGAACATCGTGCGCCAGGCCGATCACCCCAGCCTCGGGGTGTTGCTCGACAGCTTCCACACCTTGTCCCTCAAGGGGGATCCGAGTGCGATTGCCGAGATCCCGGGCGAGAAGATTTTTTTCGTGCAAATGGCCGATGCGCCGGTCCTGGCGATGGACGTCTTGGAGTGGAGCCGGCATTTTCGGTGTTTCCCGGGCCAGGGCGAGTTCGATTTGCCGGGTTTTTTAGCACCGATCATCAAGAGCGGCTACACCGGGCCGCTGTCGCTGGAAATCTTCAACGACGGCTTTCGCGCCGCGCCGCCACGGGCCAATGCCGCCGACGGCCTGCGCTCGTTGCTGTACCTGGAGGAGAAGACCCGTCAGCGCCTGGCTGAAGACGCCACGCCCGTCAGCCATGCCGATATTCTCTTCGCCACGCCGCCGGCCAGTGAATACAACGGCATCGAGTTCCTCGAGTTCGCCGTGGACGATAACCTCGGCGCCAAGCTGTCCCATTGGCTGGAACGGCTGGGATTCGTCAAGGCCGGCCAGCATCGCTCCAAGAACGTGAGCCTGCTGCGCCAGGGCGATATCAATCTGATCCTCAACTGTGAGCCGTATTCTTTTGCCCACAGCTTTTTCGAAGCCCATGGGCCGTCGCTGTGCGCCACCGCCGTGCGGGTCAAGGACAGCGCCAGCGCCCTGGAGCGGGCCGTGGCCTACAAGGGCCAGCCCTATCGTGGCTTGGTCGGGCCCAACGAACTGGAGCTGGCGGCGGTGCGCGCGCCGGACGGTAGCCTGATCTACCTGGTGGATCAGGAGGCCGACGTCTATGGCACCGATTTTAACCTGCAACCCGGTGCAGTCATTGGCGCCGGCCTCAAGCGCATCGACCACATGGCGATGGCGCTGCCGGCCGACAGCCTCGACAGTTGGGTGCTGTTCTACAAGAGCCTGCTGGATTTCGAAGCCGACGACGAAGTGGTGTTGCCCGACCCCTATGGTCTGGTCAAAAGCCGGGCCTTGCGCAGCCGTTGCAGTTCGATCCGGCTGCCGCTGAACATTTCCGAGAACCGCAACACCGCGATCTCACACGCACTGTCGAGTTATCGCGGCTCCGGCGTGCATCACATCGCTTTCGATTGCGATGACATCTTCGCCCAGGTCAGTCGCGCCAAAGAGGCTGGCGTGCCGTTGCTGGACATTCCGCTCAACTATTACGACGACTTGGCGGCGCGTTTCGATTTTGACGATGAGTTCCTCAGCGAGTTGGCGTATTTCAACGTGCTGTACGACCGTGACGCCCAGGGCGGCGAGTTGTTTCACGTTTACACCGAGCCGTTCGAAGGGCGGTTTTTCTTTGAAATTATTCAGCGCAAGAACGGTTACGCCGGGTACGGCGCGGCCAACGTCGCGGTGCGGCTGGCGGCCATGGCCAAGTCCCGCAGCGGTGGTGTGCGGCACGCCAAGTTGTAG
- a CDS encoding MFS transporter, whose product MIPSQSSRLAPGLGASTGGIGDKIRGAMAVGKTRWGMLALVFFATTLNYIDRAALGVMQPILAKEMSWTAMDYANINFWFQVGYAIGFVLQGRLIDRVGVKRVFFCAVLLWSLATGAHGLATSALGFMVCRFILGLTEAANYPACVKTTRLWFPAGERAVATGIFNAGTNVGAMFTPMLLPLVLHVWGWQAAFLCMAALGGIWLLFWGLKYFNPEDHPSVKQSELDYIQAQEEPDQVRVPFSRILRMRGTWAFALAYSITAPVFWFYLYWLPPFLNQQYNLGINVTQMGIPLIIIYLTADFGSVGGGILSSFLIGRGLDPIKARLVSMLLFACCIIGVIMAAGSSSLWMAVFAISLAIGAHQAWTANIWSLVMDYTPKYMMSTVFGFGGMCAAVGGMFMTQLVGHILTITNNNYTVLFTLIPAMYFIALTWLYFMAPRKVPTLEN is encoded by the coding sequence ATGATTCCTTCCCAAAGTTCCCGCCTGGCCCCTGGCCTGGGTGCCTCGACCGGCGGCATCGGCGACAAGATCCGCGGCGCCATGGCCGTAGGCAAAACCCGCTGGGGCATGCTCGCCCTGGTGTTTTTCGCCACCACGCTGAACTACATCGACCGTGCCGCCCTGGGCGTGATGCAGCCGATCCTCGCCAAGGAGATGAGCTGGACGGCGATGGATTATGCCAACATCAATTTCTGGTTCCAGGTCGGCTATGCGATCGGCTTTGTGCTGCAGGGTCGGCTGATCGACCGGGTCGGCGTCAAGCGCGTGTTCTTCTGCGCCGTGCTGCTCTGGAGCCTCGCGACCGGTGCCCATGGCCTGGCCACTTCGGCGCTGGGGTTCATGGTCTGCCGCTTCATCCTCGGCCTGACCGAAGCTGCCAACTATCCAGCCTGTGTGAAGACCACACGGCTGTGGTTCCCGGCCGGTGAACGGGCCGTGGCCACCGGCATTTTCAACGCCGGGACCAACGTCGGCGCGATGTTCACCCCGATGCTCTTGCCACTGGTCCTGCACGTGTGGGGCTGGCAGGCTGCGTTCCTGTGCATGGCCGCGCTGGGCGGGATCTGGCTGCTGTTCTGGGGCCTGAAATACTTCAACCCGGAAGACCATCCCAGCGTCAAACAATCGGAACTTGACTACATCCAGGCCCAGGAAGAACCCGACCAGGTCCGCGTGCCCTTCTCCCGCATCCTGCGCATGCGCGGCACATGGGCCTTCGCCTTGGCCTACTCGATCACCGCACCGGTGTTCTGGTTCTACCTTTACTGGCTGCCGCCGTTCCTGAACCAGCAATACAACCTGGGCATCAACGTGACCCAAATGGGCATCCCGCTGATCATCATCTACCTCACCGCCGACTTCGGCAGCGTGGGCGGCGGGATCCTGTCTTCGTTCCTGATCGGCCGCGGCCTCGATCCGATCAAGGCGCGCCTGGTGTCCATGCTGCTGTTCGCCTGCTGCATCATCGGCGTGATCATGGCCGCCGGTTCCAGCAGCCTGTGGATGGCGGTGTTTGCCATTTCCCTGGCCATCGGCGCGCACCAGGCCTGGACCGCCAACATCTGGAGCCTGGTGATGGATTACACGCCTAAGTACATGATGAGCACGGTGTTCGGCTTCGGTGGCATGTGCGCGGCCGTCGGCGGGATGTTCATGACCCAACTGGTGGGCCACATCCTTACGATCACCAACAACAACTACACCGTGTTGTTCACCTTGATCCCGGCGATGTATTTCATAGCCTTGACCTGGCTGTACTTCATGGCGCCGCGCAAGGTGCCGACGCTGGAAAACTGA
- a CDS encoding DMT family transporter — protein sequence MTVSTPLSGVNQAFKGIVLILVATFLFSSHDALAKYLSGFYPIIMVVWARYVVHTLLMAGIFLPRSGLRVLRTKRPLWQFARALCLLGTSLFFTTALMFIPLAEATAVNFLAPVLVTALSVPLLGEHVTRGQWIAVIFGFIGVLIIVHPGGDLFTPAVLLPFCSALFFCFYQLLTRKLSEIDSPTTSNFFAGLCNTLVMSALVPFFWQVPSLMHGVMMLALGACGMTAHLMLTQAFRFAAPALLAPFGYCQIVFAGLLGWLFFSHTPTLTTVVGIALICLSGLAAAWQQRRK from the coding sequence ATGACCGTCAGCACACCGCTCTCCGGCGTCAATCAGGCTTTCAAGGGCATCGTGCTTATTCTGGTCGCAACGTTCCTGTTCTCCAGTCATGACGCGTTGGCCAAATATCTGTCGGGTTTTTATCCGATCATCATGGTGGTCTGGGCACGTTACGTGGTGCACACCTTGTTGATGGCGGGTATCTTCCTGCCGCGTTCGGGGCTGCGGGTTCTACGTACCAAGCGCCCGTTATGGCAGTTCGCCCGGGCGTTGTGCTTGCTGGGGACCAGTCTGTTTTTCACCACCGCGTTGATGTTCATTCCATTGGCGGAAGCGACGGCGGTCAACTTCCTCGCGCCCGTGCTGGTGACCGCGTTGTCGGTGCCGTTGCTGGGTGAACACGTGACGCGCGGTCAATGGATCGCGGTGATCTTCGGTTTTATCGGGGTGTTGATCATCGTCCATCCCGGTGGCGATCTGTTCACCCCGGCGGTGTTGTTGCCATTCTGTTCGGCGCTTTTTTTCTGCTTCTACCAGTTGCTCACGCGCAAGCTCAGTGAGATCGACAGCCCGACCACCAGCAATTTCTTCGCCGGCCTGTGCAACACGTTGGTGATGAGCGCACTGGTGCCGTTCTTCTGGCAAGTGCCGAGCCTGATGCATGGGGTGATGATGCTGGCGCTGGGTGCCTGCGGGATGACCGCTCACTTGATGTTGACCCAAGCCTTCCGCTTTGCCGCCCCGGCGCTGCTCGCGCCGTTCGGGTATTGCCAGATCGTGTTTGCCGGGTTGCTGGGCTGGTTGTTTTTCAGCCATACACCGACGCTGACCACCGTGGTGGGCATCGCCCTGATCTGCTTGAGCGGGTTGGCGGCGGCGTGGCAGCAGCGGCGTAAGTAA
- a CDS encoding neutral zinc metallopeptidase — protein sequence MLWKKGRRSDNVVDARGDGGGGGMRFGGGKGLSLTAIVLIVGIGWITGQDPMQILGQLAGQMDQSAPTSSQTRQAPPANDEQAEFVRSILGDTEDTWGQVFQQAGRQYQQPKLVLFSGRVNSACGLASSATGPFYCPADRQVYLDMSFFKEMSQRFAAAGDFAQAYVIAHEVGHHVQTLLGVSAKIQEARQQGRQMEGDGGLLVRQELQADCLAGVWANHAQKRLNWLEPGDIEEALNAANAIGDDRLQQQGQGRVVPDSFTHGTSAQRVRWFKTGFAQGQVSQCDTFAAKAL from the coding sequence ATGTTATGGAAAAAAGGTCGCCGTAGTGACAATGTGGTGGACGCCCGTGGTGACGGTGGCGGCGGCGGGATGCGCTTCGGCGGTGGCAAGGGCCTGAGCCTGACGGCCATTGTCCTGATCGTCGGCATTGGCTGGATCACCGGCCAGGACCCGATGCAAATTCTCGGGCAATTGGCCGGGCAGATGGACCAGTCTGCACCCACGTCCTCGCAAACCCGCCAGGCGCCACCGGCCAACGATGAACAGGCCGAGTTCGTGCGCTCGATCCTTGGCGACACCGAAGACACCTGGGGCCAGGTTTTCCAGCAGGCGGGTCGCCAATACCAACAACCGAAACTGGTGCTGTTCAGTGGTCGGGTCAACTCGGCCTGCGGCCTGGCCTCCTCGGCAACCGGCCCGTTCTACTGCCCGGCCGACCGCCAGGTGTACCTGGACATGAGCTTCTTCAAGGAAATGTCCCAGCGCTTCGCCGCCGCCGGGGACTTCGCCCAGGCCTACGTGATTGCCCATGAAGTCGGACACCATGTGCAGACCCTGCTCGGCGTGTCGGCGAAAATCCAGGAGGCCCGCCAACAAGGCCGGCAGATGGAGGGTGACGGTGGCTTGCTGGTACGCCAGGAATTGCAGGCCGATTGCCTGGCCGGGGTCTGGGCCAACCACGCGCAGAAACGCCTGAACTGGCTGGAACCGGGCGACATCGAAGAAGCCTTGAACGCCGCCAATGCCATCGGTGACGACCGCTTGCAGCAACAAGGCCAGGGCCGTGTGGTGCCGGACTCCTTTACCCACGGCACCTCGGCACAACGGGTGCGCTGGTTC